The sequence TTGAAGGCGCCATCGTGCAGGCACACACCATCGAACTGAAAAAGAAACTGGACGAGACCGATGAGGAACTGCTGGAAATGGCAGTCATCGAGCTTTCGCAACGCTTCGGGTCGGATGCCAAGGAATACATCCTGCCGTTCGAACTCAACCTCGAAATTCCGAACGTGAAGATCACCGTTCCGCAGCGGGGCGACCGCAGCACGCTGCTCAAACTTTCGCAACGCAACGCCCTCACCTACAAGCGCGACAAGGACAAACAGACCGAGATCCTCGACCCCGAGCGCAACGTAACGCGCATCATGGAGCAGATGCAGAAAGACCTGCGCATGAAGGAGCAGCCGCGCCACATCGAGTGTTTCGACAACTCCAACATACAGGGCAATTTCCCCGTGGCGGCCATGGTGTGTTTCCGCAACGGCAAGCCGTACAAGAGCGACTACCGCCATTTCAACATCAAAACCGTGGAGGGCCCAGACGATTTCGCCTCCATGGAAGAAGTGGTCTATAGGCGCTACAAACGCATGTTGGATGAAGGCATTCCGCTGCCGCAGCTCATCGTTATCGATGGCGGCAAAGGCCAACTGAGCAGCGCGGTAAAGAGCCTCGACAAACTGGGGCTGCGTGGCAAGATCACCATCATCGGCATTGCCAAAAAGCTGGAAGAGATCTATTTCCCAGGCGATTCGGTGCCGCTGTACATCGACAAGCGTTCGGAAACGCTCAAGATCATCCAACATGCGCGCAACGAGGCGCACCGTTTCGGCATTACGCACCACCGTAACAAGCGCGCCAAGGCCACGGTCAAGTCAGAGCTTACCGACATCAAAGGCATTAGCTATAAGAGTTCGCAGCAGTTGCTGTGGAAATTCCGTTCGGTAAAGAAGATCAAAGAAGCCACCGAGGCCGAACTGGCCGAAGCCGTTGGCAAGGCCAAAGCGAGGATCGTTTTTGAGCATTTTCACCAAGAGGGGTAAAACGGGAAAAAGGAAATTCGGGAAAACGTTATTTGGGCGTTCCCGCGCGTGGGCGTAGGCTGAGGCACTCGAAGCCTACAGCGTAGCAGAGGCTACCCTTCGAGAACCTCAGGGTACGCACAGCCAATGAAGTGCCAGCCGAAAGGCGCGGGCGGGCTTTACGCTCTATCTTTTTGTGAAAGACAAAAAAGTATGCCGCTCCAATCCCTAACGCACGCCACCTACCACCGTCATTGCAAGCCGAAGGCGCGGCAATCTAATTGCAGTTGTACTTTAGCATTCAAACCCCAAAGTCATGAAAAGAACTTTACTCCTTCTTTCCATTTTCAGCGCATTAACCACGTTTGCTCAAACCAATGTCAGCGGTCTCATTTCTTCAAACACAACTTGGACAATGTCTGGAAATCCGTACATCGTTCAAGGGAATATACTGGTTGCCAACGGAGTAACTTTACAAGTTGAACCAGGTGTCGAAGTTCGTTTTGATTCTGGTACTGAGCTAAGAGTCGAGGGAGTTTTGAGGGCTGATGGAACTGCCAACGACAGTATAATTTTTACAAGCAATAGTATTTCCCCAGTCACAGGTGACTGGTACGGTATCACGTTCATGGATAGTAGTCAGGATTTCGACAGTTTGAGCCAATCAGGTTGTAGCATTAAATATTCTAGAATTGAATATGCGGGTGATTCGGATGGGGCGGGAGTTACAACCAATTCCTCATCACCGTTTCTTAGTCATTGTTTGTTTCAGCAAAACGATCGGGCAGCAATTAGAATAGTTGGGCTGTTTGATTCTGAATTAAGGATCTTCGACTGCACAATTCGGAGTAATTACTTAGGAGTTAGTGTCTCAACTCCAAGTATTTCTTATAACGATGCAAACTTTCGACTATTTAATTCTGAGATCACTGGTAATTCGCATGGTGGTGTGTCAATTAGTTGGACGCCAGAAAATACTATTCAAGACAACTTTATTGCTAATAATGGCTCATACGGTATTTCACTTTGGTCTTCTACGTCAACTATTGATGGTAATTACTTGGTGGGCAACGATACGGCCATTGTGGTGAATTCCTATTATACAAACCCGTCTCATTCGTATCGGATAACCCGAAATCTCATTTCTGGCGGTTCAAGTGGAATACAATTTGAGGACTTCGCATTTACCCTTCCCCAATTTCAAATTGAAGAAAATATCCTTGTCAATAATCATGGAGGAGTCTCATTGCTGGGAGGCGGAGCCTCTAATTTGGTTGGAAACCAGATTATCGATAACTCCATGTCCTCACATCTGATTAATGTCTTTTTCGTAGACCCACCAAGTGAGTTTTCCTTTGGTCGGAAAAATACCATTGTACGGAACACTTGTACGTCCTTAGGCGAAAGTTTCAGTACTGAATTCACGTACTATTGGGTTAACTCTCAACCAATAAATGTAAATGCGGAATTCCGCCAAGCCAACATTTATGACAACACGAATGTGGTTGGTACACACTACGATTTTACGTCAGATATAGATTTAATTGCCGACAGCATGTTTTGGAAGACCCAATCATTGCCTCAAATTAACGATAGGATATTAGATTTTTTTGACAACAACAGCTTGGGAGTAATATCGTACAGCCCAGTTTTACAGAATCCGAACACATCTGCACCTGTTACGCCAATAAGTAATGTTTCCAAAGTTGAATTAGGAAACGGTAATGTCAAACTTTGCTGGTCTGACAATTTGGAAACTGATTTGGCGGGCTATCGTGTTTACTACGGTAGTCCTACTGGTTATTCTTTCTCCAATTCAATTGATGTTGGAAACGTGAATACCTACACGTTAAGTGGTGTGAGCATCAACGATAGCATTGCGGTTACCGCCTACGACACAGATGCGGATAATTTTGAAGACATGTTTGACGGCAATGAAAGTTGGTTCACTTATGCGGAAGATGCTTCATTGGCCGCGGGTTTTACAAGTTCAGCTATTGACCTATTGGTGGACTTTACCAACCTTACTGTTAATACGGATACGGTCTTTTGGGACTTTGGAGATGGCAACTCTTCCAATGACATTTCTCCTCAGCACCTATATACGGATACAGGAACGTATAATGTTTGTCTAACAGTTGGCAATGATTGTGCTGGTTTACAAACTGTCTGTGAACTGGTTTCGGTTAGTTGTCCTGCACCGCAGTCAGCCTACAGTTTCGTTATTAATGGTTTGGCAGTTGATTTTACAGACCAAAGTTCCAACACAGACGATTGGAGTTGGGATTTTGGAGACGGATTTCAGGCCAATGTTCAAGACCCAACGCATACGTTTCAATCTCCAAATACTTATGAGGTCTGCTTAATTGCAGAAAATGATTGTGGCCCTGATACCACTTGCCAAGATATAACGGTATCGTGTTCGGGTAGCTTCGAAATCACTGCCAGCGGTGATTTAGAGTTCTGTGATGGGGATAGCATTTTGCTACTGGCAGAAACAGGGTTAACGGATTACGAATGGAATACAGGAGCGACATCCCATTCAATTTATGCATTGGAAGCAGGTAGCTACTATTCTTCAGCAATGTCTGGCGGTTGCGAGTTTTTATCAGACACTGTTTCGGTCAGCATTATTGAACCAACTCCAACCATTTTATATAATGAAAATGACCTCACATGTCCTGAGAGTTTTGTATCGTATCAATGGTATTTGAATGATACAATTATCCTTGGCGCAACTGGCCAAACTTACACGGCAACAACCAGCGGAAACTACACCGTTGAAGTAGTTGATGACAATGGATGTGTAGGAACCTCATTTATTTTGGAGTTCACATTGCAAGTAGGTATCTGGGAATACGATGATTTCACCTTCTCCATCTACCCCAACCCCGCCACAACCAACCTTACCATAGAAAGCCGCACACAGCTTGCGCAGGTTTGGGTGAGGGATGTGGCTGGTCGTCCTTCGATACACCATCCGCCACAAGCGGATGGCACTCAGGATGACCGTGTGGTCATTGACATCAGCGGTCTGCCTAGCGGCATCTATCTGGTAGAGGTACTTACACAGAACGGCCAGCGGTCGGTGCAGAAGGTGGTGGTGGAGTAAAAAAACCTCCCCCAACCCCTCCTTTCCAGGAGGGGAGCTGTCTCTTCGTTCAAACGTTAAATCAGAGCGCCAATTCTCCCCCTTCGAAAGGGGGAGTGGCCGTAGGCCGAGGGGGTCTTATCAAAACATCATTGTGTAATACTCGCGCCCCTCTTTCAGTTCATGGCATACTATTCGCTCTACCTTCGAAAAAACTCAAGCCATGTCACGTAGCATCCTTTCTTATCTCTTTATCTCTTGTCTCTTCATCTCTTCTGCCCTCGCGCAGCACACCGTCATCATGAAAGACGGCTCGCAGAAGAAGGGCGAAGTGAAATCCATGCAGGGCCCAACCCTCACCATGATGCACAACGGAAGACCGTTGGAGATCCTCGTTTCCGACATCCGCACCATCAACTTCTTTGATGAGGAACAGGCCACTGCGGCTTCGTCCACCAACCTCCGCAAGAAGTTCAAAGAAGGTTTCAAGGAGTACGAATACGAGATGGAAGGCCGCAAGATGATCAGCTTCCCGAAGATCGGCCTTGGCACCAAGGATGAGGGCGTGGTAGTGGTGGAAGTGACCATCGACAAGTACGGGAACGTGCTTCGTGCCGAACCAGGCGCGCCAGGCACCAAGACCACAGACGACAAGTACCTGTTCGTGAAAGCGAAATCAGCCTGTCAGCAGGCCAAATTCGATAGCGACCCGACCGCACCGCTTTCCACCACAGGCAAGATCTACGTTACGTTTCCTTGATTTTTTAACCACAAAGGCGCGAAGAATGCGCCTAAGAGCGCAAAACATGAAATAGCCACAGAAGCGCAGAAGACACAGAATTACAATGGAATCTTTATTCCCTTTCTCTGTGAAAATCTGTGTTTCTGTGGCTAAAAACATGTCTTCGAAAGGCTAATTTCTTCGCGTTTTCTGCGAAATACTCTGCGCCTTTGCGGTTAGTCCCACCCCCAATTATGGATAATCCATAACTTATGCATCCACAAGAAAAACCGAAGCACATGAGGTTATTCCTTATCGCCCTATTCACAATTTTCACCACGGGTTGCCAAGCCCAGAACTATGGCGGCTGGTGGCAGGAAGTAGACCAATACACCAACGATGGCCGCCCGAAATCGGCCTTAGAGGTGGTTCGGAAAATCCACGACCAAGCCGTGAAAGACGGCAACGGTCCGCAGTTGGTGAAGGCCGTCATTCACGAGATCAAGTTCCAATCGGAGTTTGAGGAGGAAAGTCTGGTGGCGAGCATCATCCGCTTGGAGGATGAGGCCAAAACCGCGCCCGAACCCACCAAGCAGATACTGCATTCGTTGCTGGCCGAAATGAACTGGGGCTATTACCAGAACAACAGTTGGCAGATACACAACCGAACTGCCACTGAAACTGCGGGAGACAACATCCTGACATGGGATTTCAAGCGCATTGCTGAAGAAGCCGACAAGCATTACCGACTTTCATTGGAGAACGCGGAAGTGTTGAAATCCGCTGCGCTGAAGGATTACGAGGCGATTCTGACAGGCTCTGATAAGTACCGTGAGTTACGGCCATCACTCTACCATCTTCTGCTATCTCGAGCATTAGATTTCTACAGCTCGGAGGAGCGCGAACTCATCAACTTCGACCCATCGGGCATTTACAACGACCCGAAACTGTTGGGTTCGGTGGATGAGTTCCTTACGTGGGAAGCACCAACGAAAAGCGGTCTGCAACCCGCGGCTTACAGCATTCATCTTTATCAGGAATTGCTTCGCGAAGCGCAAAAACTCGGTACAGAAGCCATGGTCTCTGAGGACCTGAAACGCTTGAATTTCATCTACGGCCGTTCACAGGCGCAATCGGCCCATAAGGACTACACACGTAGGCTGCAGCAGTTGGTAAAGGAACACGCAGCCGATGCCGTTTCGGGTGAGGCTGCCTACTATCTGGCACTGCTTTATCATGACCAAGGAAGCGCTGCCTCCGACCCATCGCACCCAGCACGCTGGAATTGGAAAACGGCCGATTCCATCTGTCAGGTTTACATTCAGAAATTCCCGAATTCGTTGGGCGCGAGGAATTGCACTTCGCTTTCCGAACGTATCCGTCAGCGCGATTGGAGCATGGCGGCCGAGCAGCACACACTTGCCGAAAAGCCCTTCCGATTTCTGTTCAACTACCGCAATATTGGAGATGCCGAT comes from Flavobacteriales bacterium and encodes:
- the uvrC gene encoding excinuclease ABC subunit UvrC, with the translated sequence MSVNQAPEHIQTLLKTIPESPGVYQYFDKDGKLIYVGKAKSLKKRVSSYFTKDRYDSRKTAILVRQIRDIKFIVVNSELDALLLENNLIKENQPKYNVLLKDDKTFPWICIKKEPYPRIFPTRRIVKDGSQYFGPYANVKMMHTLLELIRQLYPLRTCNLNLTQENIRAEKFKVCLEFHIGNCKGPCVGKQTEDDYDLAIQNVKKIIRGNIREVREHLQTLMTEFAEKLEFEEAQLVKEKLEILEKFQSKSAVVSPVVSDADVFSIVSDVKSAYVNYMRVIEGAIVQAHTIELKKKLDETDEELLEMAVIELSQRFGSDAKEYILPFELNLEIPNVKITVPQRGDRSTLLKLSQRNALTYKRDKDKQTEILDPERNVTRIMEQMQKDLRMKEQPRHIECFDNSNIQGNFPVAAMVCFRNGKPYKSDYRHFNIKTVEGPDDFASMEEVVYRRYKRMLDEGIPLPQLIVIDGGKGQLSSAVKSLDKLGLRGKITIIGIAKKLEEIYFPGDSVPLYIDKRSETLKIIQHARNEAHRFGITHHRNKRAKATVKSELTDIKGISYKSSQQLLWKFRSVKKIKEATEAELAEAVGKAKARIVFEHFHQEG
- a CDS encoding PKD domain-containing protein, with the translated sequence MKRTLLLLSIFSALTTFAQTNVSGLISSNTTWTMSGNPYIVQGNILVANGVTLQVEPGVEVRFDSGTELRVEGVLRADGTANDSIIFTSNSISPVTGDWYGITFMDSSQDFDSLSQSGCSIKYSRIEYAGDSDGAGVTTNSSSPFLSHCLFQQNDRAAIRIVGLFDSELRIFDCTIRSNYLGVSVSTPSISYNDANFRLFNSEITGNSHGGVSISWTPENTIQDNFIANNGSYGISLWSSTSTIDGNYLVGNDTAIVVNSYYTNPSHSYRITRNLISGGSSGIQFEDFAFTLPQFQIEENILVNNHGGVSLLGGGASNLVGNQIIDNSMSSHLINVFFVDPPSEFSFGRKNTIVRNTCTSLGESFSTEFTYYWVNSQPINVNAEFRQANIYDNTNVVGTHYDFTSDIDLIADSMFWKTQSLPQINDRILDFFDNNSLGVISYSPVLQNPNTSAPVTPISNVSKVELGNGNVKLCWSDNLETDLAGYRVYYGSPTGYSFSNSIDVGNVNTYTLSGVSINDSIAVTAYDTDADNFEDMFDGNESWFTYAEDASLAAGFTSSAIDLLVDFTNLTVNTDTVFWDFGDGNSSNDISPQHLYTDTGTYNVCLTVGNDCAGLQTVCELVSVSCPAPQSAYSFVINGLAVDFTDQSSNTDDWSWDFGDGFQANVQDPTHTFQSPNTYEVCLIAENDCGPDTTCQDITVSCSGSFEITASGDLEFCDGDSILLLAETGLTDYEWNTGATSHSIYALEAGSYYSSAMSGGCEFLSDTVSVSIIEPTPTILYNENDLTCPESFVSYQWYLNDTIILGATGQTYTATTSGNYTVEVVDDNGCVGTSFILEFTLQVGIWEYDDFTFSIYPNPATTNLTIESRTQLAQVWVRDVAGRPSIHHPPQADGTQDDRVVIDISGLPSGIYLVEVLTQNGQRSVQKVVVE